The nucleotide sequence CACAAGGGGTACTTGACTGCGAGCAAAACTGCTGTAAAAAAGCAGCAGCAGGGGGTACATCAGGTGTTTGTTTTTCATGGCTCGTTTTCTTTTGATTATTTATTCAAAAGTCCCCGAAAAAGGCCGTTTCCTGAATAGAGCGCCCACCGAACTGCACTGATTTGCTACCGAAGTGTCGGATTTTATTCCCCTAACCAACGCTTGAAATCACCCGCCTTTTCCCGACTGACCAGTACTTCCTCCGCAAAAGCGGGTTGCAGCGATACCTTCAATTTCCCGTTGAAATACAAATGCACCTTATCGATGGCCCGCAGTTCAGCGATGATCTGGCGATTGAGCCGGAAAAACCGCCGGTTGTCCAGCATGCTTTCCAGTTCGTCCATGGTGTAGTCGATCATCCATTCCTGGCCGTCGTGGGCTTTCAGAAAAACGATCTTGGAGCGGGTGAAGAAATAGGTGATATCCTCCGTGGGCACCGAAAACAGCCGCTGTCCCTGCTTGACCAGAAAACGGGTACGTTCCGGCCTCGACTCCGCCGGGCTCGTCCCGGCTTGGGCGGCAACCGATGGATTCAGTTGTTGCAGCAGGTTTGCCAGGGAAGCTTGCAAATTGGGCGTCAGGGATTGTTTGAGGGCTTGCAACTTGGCCAGCGCCCCCCGGAGGTCGTCTTCCCGGACGGGTTTGAGCAAATAGTCGATGCTATTGACCTTGAAGGCTTTCAGCGCGAATTCGTCGTAAGCCGTGGTAAAAATGACCGGACAAGTGACCGCCACCCGGTTGAAGATCTCGAAACTCTGGCCATCGGCCAGTTCGATGTCCATCAAAATCAGCTCGGGCATCGGGTGCGTACGGAGCCATTCGACCGACTGCTCCACACTGGCAAGCTGGCCCACTACGGTATCGGTGGGGGCTACCTGCGCCAGGAGCCGCTGTAATTTTCGGGCGGTTGCCTCTTCGTCTTCAATAATGAGGATGTTCATGGGGTAAATTGGGGATAAGCGGAATCAGTACCTGAAAATGCGTATCGGTTTGTTTCACCACCACTTCGGCCTGTTTCAGCAGGCGGTACTTGGTAGCGATGTTCTGAAGTCCGGTCTGGTTGGACGGGACGAGATTGGTTTTCTTTTGCAAAGTGTTGAGGACAAACAGGTTATTGGCTTCGTCGGAATAAATCCGTATCAGCAAGGGCCGGGTAGGTAGGGCCGCGTTGTGTTTGACGGCATTCTCAACCAGCAGTTGCAGCGTCAGCGGGGGGAGCAAAAAGGCATGATAGCGTTCGTCAATCGCCTGATCCAGTTCGATGCTGGACCCGAAGCGCATTTGTAACAAGTTGAAATAGGCCCGGATGAAGTGCAGTTCCTGCTCCAAAGTGGTCAGGGGCTGTTCGTTGGTTTGTAGCAGATAACGGTACACCGATGCCAGTTCCTCGATAAACTGCTCCGCTTTTACCGGGTCTTCCGTCACCAGCGAGGACAAGGTACTCAGGCTATTGAATAGAAAATGGGGGTTGATTTGCGCTTTGAGCGAATCGAGCTGACTTTGCAGATTTTCTTTCTTAAGTCGCTCGGCCTCGTAGTAGGTTTCCCACCATTGGCGGTAGAGGTGCTTTCCTTCGTAAATAGCCGCCACTGGCAGGGTAAAGAGAAACGACACAAGCGTCGTAACCCAATAGGTACC is from Salmonirosea aquatica and encodes:
- a CDS encoding LytR/AlgR family response regulator transcription factor, coding for MNILIIEDEEATARKLQRLLAQVAPTDTVVGQLASVEQSVEWLRTHPMPELILMDIELADGQSFEIFNRVAVTCPVIFTTAYDEFALKAFKVNSIDYLLKPVREDDLRGALAKLQALKQSLTPNLQASLANLLQQLNPSVAAQAGTSPAESRPERTRFLVKQGQRLFSVPTEDITYFFTRSKIVFLKAHDGQEWMIDYTMDELESMLDNRRFFRLNRQIIAELRAIDKVHLYFNGKLKVSLQPAFAEEVLVSREKAGDFKRWLGE
- a CDS encoding sensor histidine kinase, which produces MGKQYDKALRIISIAVVAVVANFVFYQPDNDVQHISWLKGLVISLIEWTILLEINRVGIQLAQRRYPRLNQTKQRIALELGWLLTATVVHRVIITYLYDITQFWGYPLPGGTYWVTTLVSFLFTLPVAAIYEGKHLYRQWWETYYEAERLKKENLQSQLDSLKAQINPHFLFNSLSTLSSLVTEDPVKAEQFIEELASVYRYLLQTNEQPLTTLEQELHFIRAYFNLLQMRFGSSIELDQAIDERYHAFLLPPLTLQLLVENAVKHNAALPTRPLLIRIYSDEANNLFVLNTLQKKTNLVPSNQTGLQNIATKYRLLKQAEVVVKQTDTHFQVLIPLIPNLPHEHPHY